One Deltaproteobacteria bacterium HGW-Deltaproteobacteria-4 DNA segment encodes these proteins:
- a CDS encoding amino acid-binding protein, with translation MKVEQISIFIENKSGRLAEVTRTIGEAGVNIRALSLADTSDFGILRLIVDQPAVAKSILRERGFTVSMTDVVAVEVPDQPLGLFNLLNILDNCGVNVEYMYAFVERCSGSAVMIFRFDNTDEAIRCLHDQGVTILTGERVYSV, from the coding sequence ATGAAAGTTGAACAGATTTCGATCTTTATTGAAAACAAATCAGGACGCCTCGCCGAGGTGACGCGGACGATCGGTGAAGCGGGTGTCAATATCCGTGCTCTCTCTTTAGCCGATACTTCCGATTTTGGCATCCTGCGTTTGATTGTTGATCAACCGGCAGTTGCCAAGAGCATTCTGCGTGAACGTGGTTTTACCGTCAGTATGACTGATGTCGTGGCGGTGGAAGTGCCGGATCAGCCTCTAGGTCTCTTTAACTTGCTGAACATTCTCGATAACTGCGGCGTGAACGTTGAGTATATGTATGCTTTTGTCGAGCGTTGCAGCGGCAGTGCGGTGATGATCTTCCGTTTTGACAATACCGATGAAGCCATCCGCTGCCTGCATGATCAAGGGGTGACAATTTTGACTGGCGAACGCGTTTACAGCGTTTAA